From a single Sebastes umbrosus isolate fSebUmb1 chromosome 17, fSebUmb1.pri, whole genome shotgun sequence genomic region:
- the mpzl1l gene encoding myelin protein zero-like 1 like, whose product MEPKWSNIICKRVLLTGLTLCILLVSKPSSAIEIYADPEVMMQNGTTGTLRCTFKSTEVISSQTSVSWSFQSSQPDNQFYKAPYAIFYFSQGKGFPGSVEFKDRVHFIGDINKRDASIQLSPVQFSDNGTFFCDVKNPPDVMGTPARIELRVVLKESLPMPNTTIIVGAVCGALVLLVLIAVAACVVMRVLHNRHEYEGCTSLESVSSQAPKPRKKVESRLEGSRGTGPSGPLQGPVIYAQLDHSGSKNSFHKMEPVVYADIRKN is encoded by the exons ATGGAGCCGAAATGGTCAAATATCATCTGCAAACGTGTCTTATTGACTGGATTAACGCTATGTATTCTATTAG TCTCAAAACCTTCATCGGCAATCGAAATATACGCCGACCCTGAAGTGATGATGCAGAACGGCACCACGGGAACCCTCCGATGCACCTTTAAGTCCACCGAGGTTATCAGCAGCCAGACCTCGGTGAGCTGGAGTTTCCAGTCGAGTCAGCCTGACAACCAGTTCTACAAAGCTCCATACGCG attttttacttttctcagGGGAAAGGATTCCCGGGATCAGTTGAGTTCAAAGACAGAGTGCATTTTATTGGAGACATAAACAAGAGGGACGCCTCGATACAGCTGAGTCCGGTTCAGTTCAGCGACAACGGGACCTTCTTCTGTGACGTGAAGAACCCGCCGGACGTCATGGGAACACCGGCTCGAATAGAGCTCAGGGTCGTTCTGAAAG AATCTCTTCCTATGCCCAACACCACCATTATAGTCGGAGCAGTCTGTGGTGCTTTAGTGCTGCTCGTCCTCATCGCTGTAGCTGCCTGCGTCGTCATGAGGGTGCTTCACAACCGCCATGAATATGAAGG ATGTACGTCCTTGGAGAGCGTGAGCTCCCAGGCTCCAAAACCACGAAAGAAGGTGGAGTCCAGACTGGAGGGCTCCAGAGGTACCGGTCCCTCGGGTCCACTACAG GGCCCGGTGATATACGCCCAGTTGGATCACTCAGGCAGCAAAAACTCATTCCACAAGATGGAGCCAGTGGTCTACGCTGACATTCGTAAAAACTGA